GACAGGTGCGCTGCCTCGCGGTCCGGGTGCCGACCGCCGCCGTCTCCCTGATCGACCTGACGATCGTCCTGCGCAGCGGCACCACGCTCGACCAGGCCCGCGCAACATTCCGGGAGGCCGCCGAGGGACGGCTGCGCGGTATCCTGGGATACTCCGAGGAGGAGCTGGTGTCGATCGACTACCTGGGAGACAGCCGCTCGGCGGTCATCGACGGGGCGCTCCTGGCGCTGGACGGAGGGACGTTCCTGAAGGTCTTCGCCTGGTACGACAACGAGCGGGGATACGTGCACCGCCTGGCCGATCTGATCGTCCACATGATGCGGACCGGGCCCCCGGGGGGAGCCCGATGACCGGGGGCGGCACGGTGTCGGTGCGCGACCTGGAGGTGGGCGGCAGGCGTGTGTTCGTGCGGGTGGACTTCAACGTGCCGCTCGCCCACGGACGGGTGGCGGACGACACGCGCGTGCGCGCCTCGCTTCCCACTCTGAGACTGATCCTGGATCGGGGGGGCCGGCCGGTGATCGCTTCGCACCTGGGCCGGCCGAAGGGGACACCCGATCCGGAGATGAGCCTGCGGCCTGTGGCGACCCACCTGGCCGGGCTTCTCGGCACGACGGTGCGCATGGCGCCCGACTGCGTGGGGCCCCAGGCTGAAGGGCTGGCCAGGGATCTGGGGGACGGCGAGTCGCTGCTCCTGGAGAACCTGCGCTTCCATGCGGAGGAGGAAGCGAACGACGACACGTTCTCGCGCCGGCTCGCCCTCCTCGCCGACCTTTACGTGAACGACGCCTTCGGAAGCGCGCACAGGGCCCACGCGTCGGTCGTCGGCATCACCCGTCATCTTCCGCGACCCGCCGCCGGCCTCCTGATGGACGCCGAGATCGCGGCGCTCACGCGGTTGCGGGATCGCCCCGAGGAGCCGTACGTCGCGATCCTGGGGGGCGCCAAGGTCTCGGACAAGATCGACCTGATCCTGAACCTCATCGACAAGGTGGACGCGATCCTGATCGGGGGCGCCATGGCCTACACGTTCCTCAAGGCCGCGGGCGTCCCGATCGGCGGCTCGCGCTCCGAGGACGACCGGATGGACCAAGCCCACGCCATCCTGAACCGCGCGAAGAACTCGGGTGTTCGTCTCCAGCTGCCGCTCGACCACGTGGTGGCGCGCTCCCCCGAGCCGGGCGCGACCGCGCAGACGACGCCCGGGCCGGCCATCGAGCCGGGCTTCGTCGGGCTCGATGTCGGACCGAAGACCCGCGAGGCGTACGCGCAGGCGGTCGGCCCGGCGCGCACGGTCTTCTGGAACGGGCCGCTGGGCCTGTGCGAGGTGCCGCCCTACGACGAGGGGACCCGCGCCATGGCGCGCGCCATCGCGGCGGGCAAGGCCTTCAGCGTCGTGGGGGGCGGCGACTCGATCGCGGCCATCAACCGGCTCGGTCTCGCGCCGTCCTTCTCGCACCTGTCGACGGGGGGCGGCGCCTCCCTCGAATTCCTGTCGGGGGTCGAGCTGCCCGGGGTCGCGGCCCTGGCGGAGGACCGGCCGCGATGACCCCCAGGACGCGGCCGCTCGTCTTCGGGAACTGGAAGATGCACATGACCGCGTCGGAGGCGGAGGCGCACGTGCGCTCGCTGCTGCCCCGCCTGGCCTCCCTCTCCGATCGCGATGTCGCACTGGCCCCGCCCTATACGGCGCTTTGGGCGGTCGCGGCGCTCCTGCGGGGAAGCGCCGTCAGGCTCGCGGCGCAGGACCTGTTCTGGGAGGATGAAGGGCCGTACACCGGGGAGATCTCCGGCGTGATGCTGCAGGAATGCGGAGTCACCTACGTCCTGGTGGCCCACTCCGAGAGGCGGCGGCTCCTGGAGGAGACCGACCGCGCCGCGGGGCTCAAGGTGCGGGCGGCGCTGCGCTCCGGGCTGCGGCCGATCCTCTGCGTGGGCGAGGACGAGGCCGAGCGCGCCGCCGGCCGGGCCGCGTCGGTGGTCCGATCGCAGCTGGCGCTCGCACTGGAGGGGACGGCGGCCGCGGAGGCGTCGCGCCTGCAGATCGCCTACGAGCCGGTGTGGGCCATCGGCACGGGTCATGCCGCCACCGCGGCCCAGGCGTCGGAGATGCACCTCCTGGTGCGCCGCGAGCTGCGCGTTCTCTTCGGGGACGCGGCGTCGGAGGTGCGCATTCTCTACGGCGGCAGCGTCACGCCCCAGAACGTCGACGAGCTGATGGCCACACCGGGTGTCGACGGAGTCCTGGTCGGCGGCGCCTCTCTCAAGGTCGAGGAGTTCGCCCGCATCGCCGCGTTCCGGGCGCTGCCCTGAGCGGGATTGCGGGCATCCTCGGGACTGTGCTAGGGTAGCGTGCTTCGGAAGGAGACGCGCGAGACATGCTGGAAGTCCTGCTGATCGTCCTGCACGTGATCGTCTGCTTCGTCCTGATCATGGTGGTCCTGCTGCAGAGCGGCAAGGCGGCCGACCTGGCCGGCGCGTTCGGCGGCGGCGGCAGCCAGACCGCCCTGGGGAGCCGCGGGGCCGCGACCGTGCTCACC
This genomic window from Candidatus Dormiibacterota bacterium contains:
- a CDS encoding phosphoglycerate kinase, which produces MSVRDLEVGGRRVFVRVDFNVPLAHGRVADDTRVRASLPTLRLILDRGGRPVIASHLGRPKGTPDPEMSLRPVATHLAGLLGTTVRMAPDCVGPQAEGLARDLGDGESLLLENLRFHAEEEANDDTFSRRLALLADLYVNDAFGSAHRAHASVVGITRHLPRPAAGLLMDAEIAALTRLRDRPEEPYVAILGGAKVSDKIDLILNLIDKVDAILIGGAMAYTFLKAAGVPIGGSRSEDDRMDQAHAILNRAKNSGVRLQLPLDHVVARSPEPGATAQTTPGPAIEPGFVGLDVGPKTREAYAQAVGPARTVFWNGPLGLCEVPPYDEGTRAMARAIAAGKAFSVVGGGDSIAAINRLGLAPSFSHLSTGGGASLEFLSGVELPGVAALAEDRPR
- the tpiA gene encoding triose-phosphate isomerase — protein: MTPRTRPLVFGNWKMHMTASEAEAHVRSLLPRLASLSDRDVALAPPYTALWAVAALLRGSAVRLAAQDLFWEDEGPYTGEISGVMLQECGVTYVLVAHSERRRLLEETDRAAGLKVRAALRSGLRPILCVGEDEAERAAGRAASVVRSQLALALEGTAAAEASRLQIAYEPVWAIGTGHAATAAQASEMHLLVRRELRVLFGDAASEVRILYGGSVTPQNVDELMATPGVDGVLVGGASLKVEEFARIAAFRALP